The Neodiprion fabricii isolate iyNeoFabr1 chromosome 4, iyNeoFabr1.1, whole genome shotgun sequence genome window below encodes:
- the LOC124180763 gene encoding tetratricopeptide repeat protein 17 isoform X2, translating into MRRPYDLVAFLEQEDRRNAVDALYRQLVARKAAIHSRCASLDSAMDVETRLYSTDPDCLLAGKPLADVDLYASVATDGSYRNGVTQKDYLLDGVPKDGKKKVPDCKKTFPLDFSMFTFEHLSAMRNRKNLTQQQEKGLIKYLPPGTDLNKFGHQVAYGLIRNSSSWLHFNLAAIYWRVRGDSYNALECGRRAIVTAPRRYRDIALLTTGGILHAAKHSGEAAIILHTAISYAPTQSHQHLALGHVYAALGDYNRSVACYDNCLRLAPTMDQARHAKHAILCHQKLEIALTSLLQQLQDILAELHAYHGQQEEWLKLQERVLWEQAPKAAFIRLQNGNIQEETLGTILTTRGQSCMQRGGNDAVLTCDVTSESQMLAHNLQIDLSVSFQLLKNVENQLTKIEEQMAKSRSWHASKDRTIKSTEFPKERGPEFFTVFMEPTGRPKYHNFKIKEGTEEFENEKWPRASDCEGRLPLLTDSKQYVPAYLPPENKGYATHLFVSELIGIDPGKEHSLPWYPPACEAPKTFDAKYISTTLLKATIGNNLPDSSLSQVLKSLVKDSELAEIGQRILTATRSKVAAPWVLSMLASLHWRVVGKPRNALDCLQLALSTVPNKFRDVPLVSIASISQKVGLIEDALRVAREAIEVNPVEPITNFLYGSLLHVKGNNSGAIHHLKQTLRVDVHAINGRALTMLRTLACQEWLNNGGPDSAGSPGGTETCGAPHLPPEMITRHKLCVGEAVVCDSDGKNCKHVQCDAVRTTGDTTGSARCTRKVEKVIKHQSLIDTLMTTGNEGGADESELENMVNMEQNSFHMRISCGDDVKEPGVNVLDDFYVSMTEEGSNDAGLQIHDITGMFSLSPKGCRDMRHPPSRSFQSMWHHITARNIDISHDLKPLKDGPYQQPICEGGNPDINDVANLDALSEILPNMTELDNAEWLALMANDQKSTVEQLGAGIAVALRKNSRSWTLATAAALYWRVDGHSRRAVDCIRQALVNAPDGMQDVPLITLASLLSKRGFHQDALRIADLALMKGPEFVINHFSMANLHTAVGDFEKAISFYRSSLALDPNFEPARSKLQAILCLLLFDESTQTLREMTGNN; encoded by the exons ATGCGCCGTCCTTACGACCTTGTCGCCTTCCTCGAGCAAGAAGATCGTCGGAATGCTGTTGACGCCTTGTACAGACAACTTGTGGCGAGGAAGGCTGCTATTCACAGTCGCTGCGCTAGCCTGGACTCTGCAATGGATGTCGAGACTCGATTGTACTCTACAGACCCTGATTGCCTGTTGGCAGGTAAACCCCTCGCCGATGTAGATCTCTATGCCAGCGTCGCGACTGATGGAAGCTACAGAAATGGCGTTAC ACAAAAGGATTATCTGCTAGACGGTGTTCCTAAGGACGGGAAGAAAAAAGTTCCTGACTGCAAAAAAACATTTCCTTTGGATTTCAGCATGTTCACTTTCGAACATTTGAGT GCAATGCGGAACAGGAAAAACTTGACCCAGCAGCAGGAAAAGGGTCTGATAAAGTACCTGCCGCCTGGAACGGATCTCAATAAGTTTGGACACCAAGTTGCTTACGGTCTCATAAGAAACAGCAGCTCTTGGCTCCACTTTAACCTCGCTGCTATATACTGGCGGGTTAGAGGAGACTCGTACAACGCGCTCGAGTGCGGTCGCCGGGCCATTGTCACAGCTCCTCG GCGGTATCGTGACATTGCTCTGCTCACGACAGGAGGAATATTACATGCTGCAAAGCACTCAGGTGAAGCAGCAATAATCTTACACACAGCGATAAGCTATGCCCCTACTCAGAGTCACCAACACTTGGCACTGGGTCATGTCTACGCTGCCCTCGGCGACTATAATCGATCGGTGGCTTGTTACGACAATTGTCTCCGGCTAGCGCCGACGATGGATCAGGCAAGACATGCCAAGCATGCGATACTGTGTCATCAAAAGCTGGAAATTGCTCTAACCTCGCTTCTCCA GCAACTGCAAGATATCCTGGCTGAACTTCACGCCTATCATGGACAGCAGGAAGAATGGCTTAAGCTCCAGGAACGCGTATTGTGGGAGCAGGCGCCCAAAGCGGCCTTCATCAGATTGCAGAATGGTAATATTCAGGAGGAGACTCTAGGCACCATTTTGACGACCAGGGGTCAGTCCTGCATGCAGCGAGGTGGCAACGATGCCGTCCTGACCTGCGACGTAACAAGCGAGAGTCAAATGTTGGCACACAACTTGCAGATAGATCTGAGCGTCAGTTTCCAGCTATTGAAAAACGTTGAGAATCAGCTCACTAAGATCGAGGAACAGATGGCTAAATCGAGAAGTTGGCATG CAAGTAAGGATCGCACGATTAAGTCGACCGAGTTTCCCAAGGAAAGGGGACCCGAGTTTTTCACCGTGTTCATGGAACCGACGGGCAGACCGAAGTATCACAATTTTAAGATCAAAGAGGGAACCGAGGAATTTGAGAACGAGAAATGGCCCAGAGCTTCAGATTGCGAGGGTCGGTTGCCACTGTTGACCGATTCGAAACAATACGTTCCAGCATACTTACCGCCGGAAAACAAAGGCTACGC AACTCATTTGTTCGTGAGCGAACTGATAGGCATTGATCCTGGCAAGGAACATTCGCTTCCGTGGTATCCACCAGCCTGTGAAGCACCAAAAACTTTCGATGCCAAGTATATTTCTACGACGTTGTTAAAAGCAACAATAGGAAACAACTTGCCAGACTCGTCGTTGTCCCAGGTTTTGAAAAGTCTAGTGAAAGACTCTGAGCTCGCCGAAATCGGACAGCGGATTCTTACTGCTACCAGAAGC AAAGTCGCTGCACCTTGGGTTTTGTCAATGCTGGCTTCACTGCACTGGCGAGTCGTCGGAAAGCCGAGAAATGCTCTGGACTGTCTTCAGTTGGCACTGTCGACGGTTCCAAACAAATTCCGAGACGTTCCCCTAGTTAGTATAGCCTCCATAAGTCAAAAAGTTGGTCTCATTGAGGACGCGCTGAGAGTGGCTAGGGAAGCAATAGAAGTGAACCCAGTCGAG CCCATCACCAATTTCCTATATGGCTCTCTCCTGCATGTCAAAGGTAACAATTCGGGAGCTATACACCATCTGAAACAAACTCTGCGAGTCGACGTACACGCCATAAATGGACGGGCCTTAACGATGCTCAGAACATTGGCATGTCAGGAATGGTTGAACAATGGAGGACCCG ATTCTGCAGGAAGCCCCGGTGGCACGGAAACTTGCGGAGCGCCTCATCTGCCGCCAGAGATGATAACTAGGCACAAGCTTTGTGTAGGTGAAGCGGTGGTGTGCGACAGCGATGGGAAAAACTGCAAACACGTGCAATGCGATGCAGTGAGGACAACTGGAGATACGACCG GCAGTGCAAGGTGTAcaagaaaagtggaaaaagtTATCAAGCATCAGAGTTTAATTGACACACTGATGACAACTGGGAACGAAGGCGGCGCTGACGAATCTGAGCTGGAAAATATGGTGAATATGGAGCAAAAC TCATTTCACATGCGGATATCTTGCGGTGACGATGTCAAAGAGCCCGGGGTCAATGTACTCGATGATTTTTACGTATCCATGACTGAGGAAGGCTCTAACGACGCTGGTTTACAAATTCACGATATAACTGGAATGTTTTCACTCAGTCCCAAGGGATGCAGGGACATGCGGCATCCGCCTTCTCGCTCTTTCCAATCTATGTGGCATCATATCACTGCCAGAAATATTGA CATCAGTCACGACCTAAAACCCTTAAAAGACGGTCCTTATCAGCAGCCGATATGCGAAGGAGGAAATCCCGACATCAATGACGTCGCGAATCTGGACGCGTTATCAGAAATCTTGCCGAATATGACGGAATTGGACAATGCTGAATGGCTCGCTCTCATGGCTAATGATCAAAAAAGCACCGTCGAGCAACTGGGAGCTGGAATAGCCGTTGCTTTGCGAAAA AATTCTCGATCGTGGACTTTAGCGACGGCCGCTGCCTTGTACTGGCGAGTCGACGGTCACAGTCGAAGAGCGGTCGATTGCATTAGACAAGCGTTGGTCAATGCGCCAGACGGAATGCAGGATGTTCCACTGATAACGCTCGCATCTTTACTAAGCAAACGCGGCTTTCATCAAGACGCTTTGCGGATAGCTGACCTGGCGCTGATGAAAGGACCGGAATTTGTGATAAATCACTTCTCTATGGCGAATCTGCACACGGCCGTG ggtgattttgaaaaggctATAAGTTTTTATCGATCGTCGCTAGCTCTCGATCCAAACTTTGAGCCGGCTCGCAGCAAACTTCAGGCTATACTTTGCCTCCTTTTGTTTGATGAGTCAACGCAAACTCTACGTGAGATGACTGGCAACAACTGA
- the LOC124180763 gene encoding tetratricopeptide repeat protein 17 isoform X3: MMLKSTKVFLAFFEIILGISATTHWVVTENGRIQSQPDSVFQMRRPYDLVAFLEQEDRRNAVDALYRQLVARKAAIHSRCASLDSAMDVETRLYSTDPDCLLAGKPLADVDLYASVATDGSYRNGVTQKDYLLDGVPKDGKKKVPDCKKTFPLDFSMFTFEHLSAMRNRKNLTQQQEKGLIKYLPPGTDLNKFGHQVAYGLIRNSSSWLHFNLAAIYWRVRGDSYNALECGRRAIVTAPRRYRDIALLTTGGILHAAKHSGEAAIILHTAISYAPTQSHQHLALGHVYAALGDYNRSVACYDNCLRLAPTMDQARHAKHAILCHQKLEIALTSLLQQLQDILAELHAYHGQQEEWLKLQERVLWEQAPKAAFIRLQNGNIQEETLGTILTTRGQSCMQRGGNDAVLTCDVTSESQMLAHNLQIDLSVSFQLLKNVENQLTKIEEQMAKSRSWHASKDRTIKSTEFPKERGPEFFTVFMEPTGRPKYHNFKIKEGTEEFENEKWPRASDCEGRLPLLTDSKQYVPAYLPPENKGYATHLFVSELIGIDPGKEHSLPWYPPACEAPKTFDAKYISTTLLKATIGNNLPDSSLSQVLKSLVKDSELAEIGQRILTATRSPITNFLYGSLLHVKGNNSGAIHHLKQTLRVDVHAINGRALTMLRTLACQEWLNNGGPDSAGSPGGTETCGAPHLPPEMITRHKLCVGEAVVCDSDGKNCKHVQCDAVRTTGDTTGSARCTRKVEKVIKHQSLIDTLMTTGNEGGADESELENMVNMEQNSFHMRISCGDDVKEPGVNVLDDFYVSMTEEGSNDAGLQIHDITGMFSLSPKGCRDMRHPPSRSFQSMWHHITARNIDISHDLKPLKDGPYQQPICEGGNPDINDVANLDALSEILPNMTELDNAEWLALMANDQKSTVEQLGAGIAVALRKNSRSWTLATAAALYWRVDGHSRRAVDCIRQALVNAPDGMQDVPLITLASLLSKRGFHQDALRIADLALMKGPEFVINHFSMANLHTAVGDFEKAISFYRSSLALDPNFEPARSKLQAILCLLLFDESTQTLREMTGNN, from the exons ATGATGCTCAAATCGACCAAAGTCTTTCTAGCCttctttgaaataattctAGGCATCTCTGCTACCACTCACTGGGTCGTTACCGAAAATGGGAGAATTCAGTCGCAG CCGGATTCCGTGTTTCAAATGCGCCGTCCTTACGACCTTGTCGCCTTCCTCGAGCAAGAAGATCGTCGGAATGCTGTTGACGCCTTGTACAGACAACTTGTGGCGAGGAAGGCTGCTATTCACAGTCGCTGCGCTAGCCTGGACTCTGCAATGGATGTCGAGACTCGATTGTACTCTACAGACCCTGATTGCCTGTTGGCAGGTAAACCCCTCGCCGATGTAGATCTCTATGCCAGCGTCGCGACTGATGGAAGCTACAGAAATGGCGTTAC ACAAAAGGATTATCTGCTAGACGGTGTTCCTAAGGACGGGAAGAAAAAAGTTCCTGACTGCAAAAAAACATTTCCTTTGGATTTCAGCATGTTCACTTTCGAACATTTGAGT GCAATGCGGAACAGGAAAAACTTGACCCAGCAGCAGGAAAAGGGTCTGATAAAGTACCTGCCGCCTGGAACGGATCTCAATAAGTTTGGACACCAAGTTGCTTACGGTCTCATAAGAAACAGCAGCTCTTGGCTCCACTTTAACCTCGCTGCTATATACTGGCGGGTTAGAGGAGACTCGTACAACGCGCTCGAGTGCGGTCGCCGGGCCATTGTCACAGCTCCTCG GCGGTATCGTGACATTGCTCTGCTCACGACAGGAGGAATATTACATGCTGCAAAGCACTCAGGTGAAGCAGCAATAATCTTACACACAGCGATAAGCTATGCCCCTACTCAGAGTCACCAACACTTGGCACTGGGTCATGTCTACGCTGCCCTCGGCGACTATAATCGATCGGTGGCTTGTTACGACAATTGTCTCCGGCTAGCGCCGACGATGGATCAGGCAAGACATGCCAAGCATGCGATACTGTGTCATCAAAAGCTGGAAATTGCTCTAACCTCGCTTCTCCA GCAACTGCAAGATATCCTGGCTGAACTTCACGCCTATCATGGACAGCAGGAAGAATGGCTTAAGCTCCAGGAACGCGTATTGTGGGAGCAGGCGCCCAAAGCGGCCTTCATCAGATTGCAGAATGGTAATATTCAGGAGGAGACTCTAGGCACCATTTTGACGACCAGGGGTCAGTCCTGCATGCAGCGAGGTGGCAACGATGCCGTCCTGACCTGCGACGTAACAAGCGAGAGTCAAATGTTGGCACACAACTTGCAGATAGATCTGAGCGTCAGTTTCCAGCTATTGAAAAACGTTGAGAATCAGCTCACTAAGATCGAGGAACAGATGGCTAAATCGAGAAGTTGGCATG CAAGTAAGGATCGCACGATTAAGTCGACCGAGTTTCCCAAGGAAAGGGGACCCGAGTTTTTCACCGTGTTCATGGAACCGACGGGCAGACCGAAGTATCACAATTTTAAGATCAAAGAGGGAACCGAGGAATTTGAGAACGAGAAATGGCCCAGAGCTTCAGATTGCGAGGGTCGGTTGCCACTGTTGACCGATTCGAAACAATACGTTCCAGCATACTTACCGCCGGAAAACAAAGGCTACGC AACTCATTTGTTCGTGAGCGAACTGATAGGCATTGATCCTGGCAAGGAACATTCGCTTCCGTGGTATCCACCAGCCTGTGAAGCACCAAAAACTTTCGATGCCAAGTATATTTCTACGACGTTGTTAAAAGCAACAATAGGAAACAACTTGCCAGACTCGTCGTTGTCCCAGGTTTTGAAAAGTCTAGTGAAAGACTCTGAGCTCGCCGAAATCGGACAGCGGATTCTTACTGCTACCAGAAGC CCCATCACCAATTTCCTATATGGCTCTCTCCTGCATGTCAAAGGTAACAATTCGGGAGCTATACACCATCTGAAACAAACTCTGCGAGTCGACGTACACGCCATAAATGGACGGGCCTTAACGATGCTCAGAACATTGGCATGTCAGGAATGGTTGAACAATGGAGGACCCG ATTCTGCAGGAAGCCCCGGTGGCACGGAAACTTGCGGAGCGCCTCATCTGCCGCCAGAGATGATAACTAGGCACAAGCTTTGTGTAGGTGAAGCGGTGGTGTGCGACAGCGATGGGAAAAACTGCAAACACGTGCAATGCGATGCAGTGAGGACAACTGGAGATACGACCG GCAGTGCAAGGTGTAcaagaaaagtggaaaaagtTATCAAGCATCAGAGTTTAATTGACACACTGATGACAACTGGGAACGAAGGCGGCGCTGACGAATCTGAGCTGGAAAATATGGTGAATATGGAGCAAAAC TCATTTCACATGCGGATATCTTGCGGTGACGATGTCAAAGAGCCCGGGGTCAATGTACTCGATGATTTTTACGTATCCATGACTGAGGAAGGCTCTAACGACGCTGGTTTACAAATTCACGATATAACTGGAATGTTTTCACTCAGTCCCAAGGGATGCAGGGACATGCGGCATCCGCCTTCTCGCTCTTTCCAATCTATGTGGCATCATATCACTGCCAGAAATATTGA CATCAGTCACGACCTAAAACCCTTAAAAGACGGTCCTTATCAGCAGCCGATATGCGAAGGAGGAAATCCCGACATCAATGACGTCGCGAATCTGGACGCGTTATCAGAAATCTTGCCGAATATGACGGAATTGGACAATGCTGAATGGCTCGCTCTCATGGCTAATGATCAAAAAAGCACCGTCGAGCAACTGGGAGCTGGAATAGCCGTTGCTTTGCGAAAA AATTCTCGATCGTGGACTTTAGCGACGGCCGCTGCCTTGTACTGGCGAGTCGACGGTCACAGTCGAAGAGCGGTCGATTGCATTAGACAAGCGTTGGTCAATGCGCCAGACGGAATGCAGGATGTTCCACTGATAACGCTCGCATCTTTACTAAGCAAACGCGGCTTTCATCAAGACGCTTTGCGGATAGCTGACCTGGCGCTGATGAAAGGACCGGAATTTGTGATAAATCACTTCTCTATGGCGAATCTGCACACGGCCGTG ggtgattttgaaaaggctATAAGTTTTTATCGATCGTCGCTAGCTCTCGATCCAAACTTTGAGCCGGCTCGCAGCAAACTTCAGGCTATACTTTGCCTCCTTTTGTTTGATGAGTCAACGCAAACTCTACGTGAGATGACTGGCAACAACTGA
- the LOC124180763 gene encoding tetratricopeptide repeat protein 17 isoform X1 — protein MMLKSTKVFLAFFEIILGISATTHWVVTENGRIQSQPDSVFQMRRPYDLVAFLEQEDRRNAVDALYRQLVARKAAIHSRCASLDSAMDVETRLYSTDPDCLLAGKPLADVDLYASVATDGSYRNGVTQKDYLLDGVPKDGKKKVPDCKKTFPLDFSMFTFEHLSAMRNRKNLTQQQEKGLIKYLPPGTDLNKFGHQVAYGLIRNSSSWLHFNLAAIYWRVRGDSYNALECGRRAIVTAPRRYRDIALLTTGGILHAAKHSGEAAIILHTAISYAPTQSHQHLALGHVYAALGDYNRSVACYDNCLRLAPTMDQARHAKHAILCHQKLEIALTSLLQQLQDILAELHAYHGQQEEWLKLQERVLWEQAPKAAFIRLQNGNIQEETLGTILTTRGQSCMQRGGNDAVLTCDVTSESQMLAHNLQIDLSVSFQLLKNVENQLTKIEEQMAKSRSWHASKDRTIKSTEFPKERGPEFFTVFMEPTGRPKYHNFKIKEGTEEFENEKWPRASDCEGRLPLLTDSKQYVPAYLPPENKGYATHLFVSELIGIDPGKEHSLPWYPPACEAPKTFDAKYISTTLLKATIGNNLPDSSLSQVLKSLVKDSELAEIGQRILTATRSKVAAPWVLSMLASLHWRVVGKPRNALDCLQLALSTVPNKFRDVPLVSIASISQKVGLIEDALRVAREAIEVNPVEPITNFLYGSLLHVKGNNSGAIHHLKQTLRVDVHAINGRALTMLRTLACQEWLNNGGPDSAGSPGGTETCGAPHLPPEMITRHKLCVGEAVVCDSDGKNCKHVQCDAVRTTGDTTGSARCTRKVEKVIKHQSLIDTLMTTGNEGGADESELENMVNMEQNSFHMRISCGDDVKEPGVNVLDDFYVSMTEEGSNDAGLQIHDITGMFSLSPKGCRDMRHPPSRSFQSMWHHITARNIDISHDLKPLKDGPYQQPICEGGNPDINDVANLDALSEILPNMTELDNAEWLALMANDQKSTVEQLGAGIAVALRKNSRSWTLATAAALYWRVDGHSRRAVDCIRQALVNAPDGMQDVPLITLASLLSKRGFHQDALRIADLALMKGPEFVINHFSMANLHTAVGDFEKAISFYRSSLALDPNFEPARSKLQAILCLLLFDESTQTLREMTGNN, from the exons ATGATGCTCAAATCGACCAAAGTCTTTCTAGCCttctttgaaataattctAGGCATCTCTGCTACCACTCACTGGGTCGTTACCGAAAATGGGAGAATTCAGTCGCAG CCGGATTCCGTGTTTCAAATGCGCCGTCCTTACGACCTTGTCGCCTTCCTCGAGCAAGAAGATCGTCGGAATGCTGTTGACGCCTTGTACAGACAACTTGTGGCGAGGAAGGCTGCTATTCACAGTCGCTGCGCTAGCCTGGACTCTGCAATGGATGTCGAGACTCGATTGTACTCTACAGACCCTGATTGCCTGTTGGCAGGTAAACCCCTCGCCGATGTAGATCTCTATGCCAGCGTCGCGACTGATGGAAGCTACAGAAATGGCGTTAC ACAAAAGGATTATCTGCTAGACGGTGTTCCTAAGGACGGGAAGAAAAAAGTTCCTGACTGCAAAAAAACATTTCCTTTGGATTTCAGCATGTTCACTTTCGAACATTTGAGT GCAATGCGGAACAGGAAAAACTTGACCCAGCAGCAGGAAAAGGGTCTGATAAAGTACCTGCCGCCTGGAACGGATCTCAATAAGTTTGGACACCAAGTTGCTTACGGTCTCATAAGAAACAGCAGCTCTTGGCTCCACTTTAACCTCGCTGCTATATACTGGCGGGTTAGAGGAGACTCGTACAACGCGCTCGAGTGCGGTCGCCGGGCCATTGTCACAGCTCCTCG GCGGTATCGTGACATTGCTCTGCTCACGACAGGAGGAATATTACATGCTGCAAAGCACTCAGGTGAAGCAGCAATAATCTTACACACAGCGATAAGCTATGCCCCTACTCAGAGTCACCAACACTTGGCACTGGGTCATGTCTACGCTGCCCTCGGCGACTATAATCGATCGGTGGCTTGTTACGACAATTGTCTCCGGCTAGCGCCGACGATGGATCAGGCAAGACATGCCAAGCATGCGATACTGTGTCATCAAAAGCTGGAAATTGCTCTAACCTCGCTTCTCCA GCAACTGCAAGATATCCTGGCTGAACTTCACGCCTATCATGGACAGCAGGAAGAATGGCTTAAGCTCCAGGAACGCGTATTGTGGGAGCAGGCGCCCAAAGCGGCCTTCATCAGATTGCAGAATGGTAATATTCAGGAGGAGACTCTAGGCACCATTTTGACGACCAGGGGTCAGTCCTGCATGCAGCGAGGTGGCAACGATGCCGTCCTGACCTGCGACGTAACAAGCGAGAGTCAAATGTTGGCACACAACTTGCAGATAGATCTGAGCGTCAGTTTCCAGCTATTGAAAAACGTTGAGAATCAGCTCACTAAGATCGAGGAACAGATGGCTAAATCGAGAAGTTGGCATG CAAGTAAGGATCGCACGATTAAGTCGACCGAGTTTCCCAAGGAAAGGGGACCCGAGTTTTTCACCGTGTTCATGGAACCGACGGGCAGACCGAAGTATCACAATTTTAAGATCAAAGAGGGAACCGAGGAATTTGAGAACGAGAAATGGCCCAGAGCTTCAGATTGCGAGGGTCGGTTGCCACTGTTGACCGATTCGAAACAATACGTTCCAGCATACTTACCGCCGGAAAACAAAGGCTACGC AACTCATTTGTTCGTGAGCGAACTGATAGGCATTGATCCTGGCAAGGAACATTCGCTTCCGTGGTATCCACCAGCCTGTGAAGCACCAAAAACTTTCGATGCCAAGTATATTTCTACGACGTTGTTAAAAGCAACAATAGGAAACAACTTGCCAGACTCGTCGTTGTCCCAGGTTTTGAAAAGTCTAGTGAAAGACTCTGAGCTCGCCGAAATCGGACAGCGGATTCTTACTGCTACCAGAAGC AAAGTCGCTGCACCTTGGGTTTTGTCAATGCTGGCTTCACTGCACTGGCGAGTCGTCGGAAAGCCGAGAAATGCTCTGGACTGTCTTCAGTTGGCACTGTCGACGGTTCCAAACAAATTCCGAGACGTTCCCCTAGTTAGTATAGCCTCCATAAGTCAAAAAGTTGGTCTCATTGAGGACGCGCTGAGAGTGGCTAGGGAAGCAATAGAAGTGAACCCAGTCGAG CCCATCACCAATTTCCTATATGGCTCTCTCCTGCATGTCAAAGGTAACAATTCGGGAGCTATACACCATCTGAAACAAACTCTGCGAGTCGACGTACACGCCATAAATGGACGGGCCTTAACGATGCTCAGAACATTGGCATGTCAGGAATGGTTGAACAATGGAGGACCCG ATTCTGCAGGAAGCCCCGGTGGCACGGAAACTTGCGGAGCGCCTCATCTGCCGCCAGAGATGATAACTAGGCACAAGCTTTGTGTAGGTGAAGCGGTGGTGTGCGACAGCGATGGGAAAAACTGCAAACACGTGCAATGCGATGCAGTGAGGACAACTGGAGATACGACCG GCAGTGCAAGGTGTAcaagaaaagtggaaaaagtTATCAAGCATCAGAGTTTAATTGACACACTGATGACAACTGGGAACGAAGGCGGCGCTGACGAATCTGAGCTGGAAAATATGGTGAATATGGAGCAAAAC TCATTTCACATGCGGATATCTTGCGGTGACGATGTCAAAGAGCCCGGGGTCAATGTACTCGATGATTTTTACGTATCCATGACTGAGGAAGGCTCTAACGACGCTGGTTTACAAATTCACGATATAACTGGAATGTTTTCACTCAGTCCCAAGGGATGCAGGGACATGCGGCATCCGCCTTCTCGCTCTTTCCAATCTATGTGGCATCATATCACTGCCAGAAATATTGA CATCAGTCACGACCTAAAACCCTTAAAAGACGGTCCTTATCAGCAGCCGATATGCGAAGGAGGAAATCCCGACATCAATGACGTCGCGAATCTGGACGCGTTATCAGAAATCTTGCCGAATATGACGGAATTGGACAATGCTGAATGGCTCGCTCTCATGGCTAATGATCAAAAAAGCACCGTCGAGCAACTGGGAGCTGGAATAGCCGTTGCTTTGCGAAAA AATTCTCGATCGTGGACTTTAGCGACGGCCGCTGCCTTGTACTGGCGAGTCGACGGTCACAGTCGAAGAGCGGTCGATTGCATTAGACAAGCGTTGGTCAATGCGCCAGACGGAATGCAGGATGTTCCACTGATAACGCTCGCATCTTTACTAAGCAAACGCGGCTTTCATCAAGACGCTTTGCGGATAGCTGACCTGGCGCTGATGAAAGGACCGGAATTTGTGATAAATCACTTCTCTATGGCGAATCTGCACACGGCCGTG ggtgattttgaaaaggctATAAGTTTTTATCGATCGTCGCTAGCTCTCGATCCAAACTTTGAGCCGGCTCGCAGCAAACTTCAGGCTATACTTTGCCTCCTTTTGTTTGATGAGTCAACGCAAACTCTACGTGAGATGACTGGCAACAACTGA